Proteins encoded in a region of the Syngnathus typhle isolate RoL2023-S1 ecotype Sweden linkage group LG20, RoL_Styp_1.0, whole genome shotgun sequence genome:
- the col11a2 gene encoding collagen alpha-2(XI) chain isoform X1: MDIANCPFRKKRRPWSPDLPSVALVALVLAVCQSTLAQAEPVDVLKAMQVTTLPEGVKKVPGFCTSRRSSSPDHAYRISKKAQISAPTKQLFSGRFPENFSIMALVKAHAGLQAFLLSVYSEQGVQQLGVELGRSPVFLYEDQHGKPAPEDYPLFKGVNLADGKWHRIAISVSKKNVTLMLDCKKKMTRALPRSNKAEVDTNGITVFGARLLDEEVFQGDIQQLLIAPNAQAAYDFCEHYSPDCDSPLPKTQAQDPNTYKKATPIKTAAKAKPTPAKPAKGGSFKIVKPPHPNKAPKSSTAKPPKSKPTAKPTAKATAKPTATAVFLSKIKTTSAAQVKTTSAPAKSAKVAVEKKTNGKALVGKTAQTSAEVKGNGKVVVEKKVGGKSSAEKKAASKAVEVKEVKVKVNGKTESKVSGEAKATSSGKVTVVEKKGAKTETTTKTKTVVKIEKTTVSAATSASKVEATKTPKATKAAKAEPTKASKTSQVKSEVKVKTVISKIPVVKPTVSKSMNAVVEKSSVVKKVLTTAAPVRPTPPRPTKSKAVLDMNIKSLHKPFPPFDKTALSGTGVPVKKYESGYQQDVDTEYTEADNTPTETDYFYEETLPEPEGEAVTQEENPTQKSQVEETALAGEEETALAGEEVDSMAFNGVEEDRFTEEYVTGDVGQKEYDYSYRDYGEPRPETREVEGHFGHTLSAVTDEAGAAIRGQKGEKGEPAVLEPGMLIEGPPGPEGPAGPTGPSGTSGPPGSVGDPGERGPPGKAGLPGADGVPGPPGSSVMLPFRFGQSGGDKGPAVSAQEAQAAAILSQARMALKGPPGPMGFTGRPGPLGNPGSHGLKGESGDPGPQGPRGTQGLMGPPGKAGRRGRAGADGARGMPGETGNKGDRGFDGLPGLPGDKGHRGDTGSLGPPGPQGEDGERGDDGEVGPRGLPGEAGPRGLLGPKGPPGIPGPPGVRGNDGPVGPKGNLGPQGEPGPPGQQGTSGTQGMPGPQGPNGPPGEKGPTGKPGLPGMPGADGPPGHPGKEGPTGTKGNQGPNGPQGAIGYPGPRGIKGEQGIRGLKGHKGEKGEDGFPGIKGDFGVKGERGEIGVSGPRGEDGPEGPKGRVGPPGELGPLGPIGEKGKLGVPGLPGYPGRQGPKGSLGSPGFPGSNGEKGTRGLAGKAGPRGQRGPTGPRGQRGPRGATGKPGAKGTSGSDGPPGPLGERGLPGPQGANGFPGPKGPPGPPGKDGLPGHPGQRGEVGFQGKMGPPGPPGVVGPQGPSGETGPLGERGHPGPPGPPGEQGLSGPSGKEGTKGDPGPPGGPGKDGPPGLRGFPGERGLPGTPGGGGLKGSEGPAGPPGPAGSPGERGPAGTAGPVGPPGRPGPQGPPGNAGEKGVPGEKGPIGPAGRDGVQGPVGLPGPAGSPGGPGEDGDKGEVGEPGQKGAKGGKGEHGPPGPPGPMGPVGQPGPAGADGELGPRGQQGPFGAKGDEGSRGFPGAPGPIGLQGLPGPPGEKGENGDVGPLGPPGPPGPRGPAGPNGADGPQGPPGGLGNPGSSGEKGEPGEAGPPGIGGEPGKKGPRGERGEKGEAGQPGTAGAAGGRGRPGDDGPKGNPGPVGFPGDPGPPGEVGPRGQDGAKGEQGENGEQGESGSPGPPGENGSPGPPGKRGPAGTRGPEGRQGEKGTKGETGALGPPGKTGPVGPQGQPGKTGTEGLRGLPGSVGEQGSPGPAGPKGPPGPVGPPGLLGLRGDPGAKGEKGHPGLIGLIGPSGEQGEKGDRGLPGPHGTGGPKGETGMPGGTGPLGPAGPPGLPGPQGVKGAKGASGGSGPKGEKGVPGAPGLPGPPGEVIQPLPIQRSPKSKRSIDASQMLPDLEMPASDTAGTEFLMPSEGMEEIFGSLNSLRQEIETMRFPMGTQDSPARTCQDLRLSQPELQDGEYWIDPNQGCSRDSFKIFCNFTSGETCLYPNKNINMVKMDSWKKETPGSWYSEFATGGKFSYVDSDGEPVGVVQLGFLRLLSVVARQNLTYHCHRSVAWADQSAKDNHDRALHFQAANEEELSYETNPYIKALVDGCSYRKGFDRTVLEINTPQVEHLPLLDIKVSDFGESNQQFGFEVGPVCFQG; encoded by the exons ATGGATATTGCAAATTGCCCCTTCCGGAAGAAACGGAGGCCGTGGAGCCCGGACCTGCCCTCCGTGGCCCTTGTGGCCCTGGTGCTCGCGGTATGCCAGAGCACCCTGGCGCAGGCAG AACCCGTGGACGTACTGAAGGCCATGCAGGTTACCACCCTCCCTGAGGGCGTGAAGAAAGTCCCGGGCTTCTGTACGTCCCGCCGCTCCAGCAGCCCCGACCACGCCTACCGCATCAGCAAGAAGGCCCAGATCTCAGCCCCCACTAAGCAGCTCTTCTCAG GTCGCTTCCCGGAGAACTTCTCCATTATGGCGCTGGTGAAGGCCCACGCCGGTCTCCAGGCTTTCCTGCTCTCAGTCTACAGCGAGCAGGGCGTTCAGCAGCTGGGCGTTGAGCTCGGCCGCTCGCCCGTCTTCCTGTACGAGGATCAGCACGGCAagccggcccccgaggactacCCGCTCTTCAAGGGCGTCAACCTGGCTGACGGCAA GTGGCACCGCATTGCAATCTCCGTGTCCAAGAAGAACGTGACACTGATGCTGGACTGCAAGAAGAAGATGACCCGAGCTTTGCCTCGTAGCAACAAGGCCGAGGTGGACACCAACGGCATCACCGTTTTCGGAGCCCGCCTGCTCGACGAGGAAGTGTTCCAG GGAGACATCCAGCAGCTTCTGATCGCCCCCAACGCTCAGGCCGCTTATGACTTCTGTGAGCACTACAGCCCCGACTGTGACTCCCCCCTGCCCAAGACGCAGGCGCAAGACCCCAACACATAT AAGAAGGCCACGCCCATCAAAACCGCCGCCAAAGCCAAGCCCACCCCAGCTAAGCCCGCTAAGGGTGGAAGCTTCAAAATAGTCAAGCCACCCCATCCCAATAAAGCTCCTAAATCTTCCACGGCCAAGCCGCCTAAATCCAAGCCCACCGCCAAACCCACCGCCAAGGCCACTGCCAAGCCCACCGCCACCGCTGTCTTCTTGTCCAAGATCAAGACCACGTCAGCTGCTCAGGTGAAGACCACGAGCGCCCCGGCGAAGAGCGCCAAAGTGGCTGTTGAGAAGAAGACCAACGGAAAAGCTCTCGTGGGGAAAACCGCGCAAACTTCGGCCGAGGTCAAAGGGAACGGAAAGGTGGTTGTTGAGAAGAAGGTTGGAGGAAAGTCCTCCGCCGAGAAGAAAGCCGCGTCCAAGGCCGTCGAGGTGAAAGAAGTCAAGGTCAAAGTGAACGGAAAAACCGAGAGCAAAGTTAGCGGTGAGGCTAAAGCTACGAGCAGCGGCAAAGTTACTGtggtagaaaaaaaaggggCCAAAACTGAAAccactacaaaaacaaaaactgttgTCAAAATAGAGAAGACGACTGTGAGTGCGGCAACGTCCGCATCCAAAGTAGAAGCTACCAAAACGCCAAAGGCCACAAAAGCAGCCAAGGCGGAGCCGACAAAGGCATCGAAAACCTCTCAAGTCAAGTCCGAAGTCAAAGTGAAAACGGTGATCTCCAAAATCCCCGTGGTCAAACCCACCGTCAGCAAATCTATGAATGCGGTAGTGGAGAAGTCATCCGTCGTGAAGAAGGTCCTGACCACCGCCGCTCCTGTCCGACCCACTCCCCCGAGACCCACCAAGTCCAAGGCGGTGCTGGACATGAACATCAAGTCTCTCCACAAACCTTTCCCGCCTTTTGACAAGACGGCGTTGAGTGGCACCGGAGTTCCGGTCAAGAAATATGAGTCCGGTTACCAACAG GATGTAGACACTGAATATACCGAGGCTGACAACACCCCCACAGAGACCGATTATTTCTATGAGGAGACGCTGCCAGAGCCTGAGGGTGAGGCGGTCACACAGGAAGAGAACCCCACGCAG AAGTCGCAGGTGGAGGAGACGGCTCTGGCGGGGGAGGAGGAGACGGCTCTGGCGGGGGAGGAGGTGGACTCCATGGCCTTCAACGGCGTCGAAGAGGACCGCTTCACCGAGGAGTATGTGACTGGCGACGTGGGCCAGAAGGAATACGACTATTCCTATCGGGACTACGGCGAGCCCAGGCCCGAGACCCGAGAGGTGGAAGGCCACTTTGGCCACACCCTGTCCGCTGTGACAGACGAGGCAGGC GCGGCCATCAGAGGACAGAAGGGTGAGAAAGGAGAGCCCGCCGTGCTCGAACCT GGCATGCTGATCGAGGGACCACCTGGACCTGAAGGCCCTGCT GGACCTACCGGTCCCTCTGGTACCTCTGGTCCTCCTGGCTCTGTCGGTGATCCCGGTGAGAGG GGACCTCCTGGTAAGGCCGGTCTGCCCGGTGCTGACGGAGTTCCCGGACCACCCGGATCCTCCGTTATGCTGCCT TTCCGCTTCGGCCAGAGTGGAGGAGATAAGGGTCCTGCCGTGTCTGCTCAGGAAGCCCAAGCTGCCGCCATTTTGTCTCAGGCCAGG ATGGCTCTGAAAGGACCTCCTGGACCAATGGGATTCACCGGACGTCCCGGACCCCTG GGAAATCCAGGAAGTCACGGTCTAAAAGGAGAAAGTGGAGATCCTGGTCCTCAG GGACCCAGGGGAACTCAAGGTTTGATGGGACCACCAGGCAAAGCTGGAAGGAGA GGCCGCGCTGGAGCTGATGGAGCCCGGGGAATGCCCGGAGAGACAGGCAATAAG GGTGACCGCGGATTTGATGGTCTTCCCGGTTTGCCAGGCGACAAAGGACACAGG GGCGATACTGGATCACTGGGCCCCCCAGGACCTCAAGGAGAGGACGGCGAAAGG GGCGACGACGGTGAGGTCGGACCCAGAGGTCTCCCCGGCGAAGCT GGACCTCGTGGCTTGCTCGGCCCTAAAGGTCCTCCAGGAATTCCCGGCCCTCCT GGCGTTCGAGGAAATGATGGGCCCGTTGGTCCTAAGGGCAACCTG GGTCCTCAAGGAGAGCCCGGGCCTCCAGGTCAGCAGGGGACATCAGGAACTCAG GGAATGCCAGGACCTCAGGGACCCAATGGACCTCCAGGAGAGAAG GGGCCCACGGGAAAACCAGGTCTGCCAGGAATGCCAGGCGCCGACGGTCCTCCT GGTCACCCAGGAAAAGAGGGACCCACTGGCACCAAAGGAAACCAG GGCCCCAATGGCCCTCAAGGAGCTATCGGTTATCCTGGCCCTCGTGGTATCAAG GGCGAGCAAGGAATCCGAGGACTGAAGGGTCACAAGGGAGAGAAG GGAGAAGACGGCTTCCCCGGAATCAAGGGAGACTTTGGTGTCAAAGGAGAGAGG GGTGAGATCGGCGTGTCAGGCCCCAGAGGAGAAGACGGTCCTGAGGGGCCAAAGGGACGAGTCGGACCCCCCGGTGAGCTCGGTCCCCTCGGTCCTATCGGAGAGAAG GGAAAACTTGGCGTTCCCGGACTTCCCGGCTACCCCGGAAGACAAGGACCCAAG GGATCTCTAGGATCTCCAGGATTCCCTGGCTCAAATGGCGAGAAAGGAACAAGG GGTCTGGCAGGAAAAGCAGGCCCAAGAGGACAAAGAGGACCAACA GGTCCCAGAGGACAGCGAGGACCACGAGGCGCCACTGGAAAGCCAGGCGCTAAG GGAACTTCAGGAAGTGACGGCCCCCCTGGTCCACTTGGAGAGAGG GGACTGCCCGGACCTCAAGGAGCCAACGGATTCCCCGGACCAAAGGGACCTCCT GGACCACCAGGAAAGGATGGACTGCCCGGACACCCCGGACAGAGAGGCGAAGTT GGTTTCCAAGGAAAGATGGGTCCACCAGGACCTCCTGGAGTCGTGGGACCTCAG GGTCCATCTGGAGAGACCGGCCCCTTGGGCGAGCGTGGCCATCCCGGACCCCCGGGTCCACCTGGAGAGCAGGGACTTTCTGGCCCATCAGGCAAGGAAGGCACAAAGGGAGACCCGGGCCCCCCAGGAGGTCCAGGTAAAGATGGACCCCCTGGACTGAGAGGCTTCCCTGGAGAGAGAGGACTGCCTGGTACCCCC ggcgGTGGAGGACTGAAGGGAAGCGAAGGACCTGCTGGACCTCCTGGACCTGCT GGATCTCCTGGAGAGAGAGGGCCCGCTGGCACTGCCGGACCTGTCGGACCCCCTGGTAGACCAGGCCCACAAGGACCACCTGGCAACGCTGGAGAGAAAGGTGTTCCT GGTGAGAAAGGCCCAATCGGCCCTGCCGGTCGGGATGGAGTTCAAGGTCCAGTGGGTCTTCCGGGCCCTGCTGGATCCCCAGGAGGACCTGGAGAGGATGGCGACAAG GGTGAGGTGGGCGAGCCTGGTCAGAAGGGAGCCAAGGGTGGCAAAGGAGAGCAT GGACCTCCTGGTCCACCCGGGCCCATGGGTCCCGTCGGCCAACCTGGTCCAGCC GGTGCTGATGGAGAGCTCGGTCCAAGAGGCCAACAGGGGCCTTTTGGTGCCAAAGGAGATGAAGGATCCCGAGGATTCCCCGGTGCACCCGGACCCATCGGACTGCAGGGACTGCCAGGACCACCAGGCGAGAAGGGAGAGAACGGAGACGTTGGACCTCTG GGACCTCCTGGCCCACCAGGACCTCGCGGCCCTGCTGGACCCAACGGTGCTGAT GGCCCTCAAGGTCCTCCTGGAGGTTTGGGTAATCCTGGATCTAGTGGAGAGAAG GGAGAGCCTGGAGAGGCTGGGCCACCTGGAATCGGAGGAGAACCAGGAAAGAAG GGTCCTCGAGGCGAGCGCGGAGAGAAGGGAGAGGCCGGACAACCTGGAACGGCTGGCGCCGCTGGAGGACGAGGAAGGCCTGGGGATGATGGACCTAAAGGAAACCCT GGCCCAGTTGGCTTCCCCGGTGATCCTGGTCCCCCCGGTGAGGTCGGACCCAGA ggtcaagatggtgccaaaggaGAGCAAGGAGAAAATGGCGAACAGGGAGAATCT GGCTCGCCCGGTCCACCCGGAGAGAACGGATCTCCTGGCCCACCAGGAAAGAGA GGTCCTGCTGGAACAAGAGGACCTGAGGGACGGCAAGGAGAGAAGGGAACCAAG GGCGAAACGGGTGCACTCGGCCCACCAGGAAAGACAGGTCCCGTCGGTCCTCAAGGCCAACCAGGAAAGACAGGAACTGAGGGTCTGCGAGGTCTTCCCGGATCAGTG GGTGAGCAAGGATCTCCTGGCCCTGCAGGACCAAAAGGACCACCCGGACCTGTT GGACCTCCGGGTTTGCTTGGTCTGCGTGGAGACCCCGGGGCTAAAGGAGAGAAGGGACATCCAGGTCTTATTGGACTTATCGGACCTTCAGGAGAACAGGGAGAGAAGGGAGACCGAGGTCTACCCGGACCTCATGGAACTGGCGGACCCAAAGGAGAAACT GGAATGCCTGGAGGCACCGGACCTCTCGGCCCTGCTGGTCCTCCTGGTCTTCCT GGTCCTCAAGGAGTCAAAGGCGCTAAGGGTGCCTCT GGAGGATCTGGTCCCAAAGGAGAAAAGGGTGTTCCAGGAGCTCCAGGACTTCCT GGCCCACCTGGTGAGGTCATCCAGCCACTCCCCATCCAGAGGAGTCCCAAGTCCAAGCGCTCCATCGACGCCAGCCAAATGCTCCCCGACCTGGAGATGCCCGCCTCTGACACCGCCGGCACCGAGTTCTTGATGCCCAGCGAGGGCATGGAAGAGATCTTTGGTTCCCTCAACTCACTACGACAGGAGATCGAGACCATGCGCTTCCCGATGGGAACGCAGGACAGTCCCGCAAGAACCTGCCAGGATCTCCGCCTCAGCCAGCCTGAGCTCCAAGACG GAGAGTACTGGATTGACCCCAACCAGGGCTGCTCCAGAGATTCCTTCAAGATCTTCTGTAACTTCACCAGCGGTGAGACGTGCCTGTATCCCAACAAGAACATCAACATG GTGAAGATGGACTCGTGGAAAAAAGAGACTCCAGGTTCCTGGTACAGTGAGTTTGCCACCGGCGGAAAG TTCTCCTACGTGGACTCTGACGGCGAGccagtgggcgtggtccagttGGGATTCCTGCGCCTCCTGAGCGTGGTCGCCCGCCAAAACCTGACCTACCACTGCCACCGCTCGGTGGCCTGGGCCGACCAGAGCGCCAAGGACAACCACGATAGGGCGCTGCACTTCCAGGCCGCTAACGAAGAGGAGCTGAGCTACGAGACCAACCCGTACATCAAAGCGCTGGTGGACGGATGTTCT TATCGCAAAGGCTTTGACAGGACGGTGCTGGAGATCAACACGCCACAGGTGGAACATCTTCCTCTGCTGGACATCAAAGTGTCGGACTTTGGGGAGAGTAACCAACAGTTTGGATTTGAAGTGGGACCTGTGTGCTTCCAAGGCTAA